Proteins encoded together in one Rossellomorea sp. y25 window:
- a CDS encoding zinc ribbon domain-containing protein YjdM: MSEWPNCPKCNSEYTYEDGSLFVCPECAHEWTAEAAPETNEDEKVVKDSNGNVLTDGDSVSVIKDLKVKGSSSVLKMGTKVKNIRLVGGDHDIDCKIDGFGAMKLKSEFVKKI; encoded by the coding sequence ATGTCAGAGTGGCCTAATTGCCCAAAATGTAATTCAGAATATACATACGAAGATGGAAGTCTGTTCGTTTGTCCGGAATGCGCTCATGAATGGACGGCAGAAGCAGCACCAGAGACGAATGAAGACGAAAAGGTTGTCAAAGACTCAAACGGAAACGTCCTAACCGATGGTGACTCCGTTTCAGTCATTAAAGACCTGAAAGTAAAAGGAAGCTCATCCGTCCTAAAGATGGGAACCAAAGTGAAAAACATCCGCCTGGTGGGAGGCGATCACGACATCGACTGCAAAATAGACGGCTTCGGAGCCATGAAACTAAAATCTGAATTTGTTAAAAAGATATAA
- a CDS encoding DUF402 domain-containing protein, giving the protein MGGAIQVGDSIIERKIRYDSEVVEHHCRLLHVGSEDIVLFHKIVENFTMTANRSSLTISKGSYTLAYYWKDRPYNLYIWRDQKGKYLGSYFNIVKNSYITDGIVSFEDLIIDVLVLPNGEAYVLDEDELPLPLEEFEAGSVKESLQGLLNDLDTLLPQIISETTINFPHEDLHSWI; this is encoded by the coding sequence ATGGGAGGAGCCATCCAGGTTGGTGATTCTATTATTGAAAGAAAGATCCGCTATGACTCAGAAGTGGTGGAACATCATTGTCGGCTGTTGCATGTAGGAAGTGAAGACATTGTTCTTTTTCATAAAATAGTAGAAAACTTTACGATGACAGCGAATCGGTCAAGCTTAACCATTTCTAAAGGCAGCTATACCCTGGCTTATTACTGGAAAGATCGACCTTATAATCTGTATATCTGGAGAGATCAAAAGGGGAAATATTTAGGTTCCTATTTTAATATTGTTAAAAATTCATACATAACTGATGGGATAGTATCGTTTGAGGATTTGATTATCGATGTGCTGGTTTTGCCCAATGGAGAAGCTTACGTGTTGGACGAAGATGAGTTACCCTTACCATTGGAAGAATTTGAGGCTGGTTCTGTTAAGGAATCTTTACAGGGATTATTAAATGATCTTGATACCCTTCTTCCTCAAATCATATCCGAGACAACAATTAATTTTCCTCATGAAGATCTTCATTCTTGGATCTGA
- a CDS encoding DUF488 family protein codes for MSIVLKRIYDEPPRLGGHRILIDRVWPRGISKEDANLDAWMKEITPSPSLRKWFNHDPQKFEEFKQAYKDEINQDKEKQSKLQELKEMATNERLVLLYGAKDERHNHAVILKEMVENG; via the coding sequence ATGTCTATTGTTCTAAAGAGAATCTATGATGAACCTCCTCGTCTAGGGGGCCACCGGATATTAATCGACCGGGTTTGGCCACGTGGCATTTCAAAAGAGGATGCCAATCTTGATGCTTGGATGAAAGAGATTACGCCCAGTCCATCTCTAAGAAAATGGTTCAATCATGATCCGCAAAAATTTGAGGAGTTTAAACAAGCCTACAAAGATGAAATCAATCAAGATAAGGAAAAACAAAGTAAGTTGCAAGAACTAAAAGAAATGGCGACAAACGAACGCTTAGTTCTTCTATACGGTGCAAAAGATGAGCGTCATAATCATGCCGTTATTCTAAAAGAAATGGTAGAAAATGGATGA
- a CDS encoding helix-turn-helix domain-containing protein has translation MDTPIDQQGKLKCSIEYTLKKIGGKWKTVILWHLGTDGTLRYNELRRLLPGVAHKVLSQQLKELEEDGFIKRTQYDTIPPKVEYSMTDLGMTLMPILKQMHTWGKEHGEF, from the coding sequence ATGGATACACCCATCGATCAACAAGGGAAACTGAAGTGCTCCATTGAATATACCCTGAAGAAAATCGGAGGCAAATGGAAGACGGTCATTCTGTGGCATCTGGGTACGGACGGGACCCTTCGGTATAATGAATTGCGCAGGTTACTACCTGGCGTGGCCCATAAAGTATTGAGCCAACAATTAAAAGAACTCGAAGAAGATGGCTTCATCAAACGTACCCAATACGATACCATCCCACCCAAAGTCGAATACTCCATGACTGATTTAGGCATGACCCTTATGCCGATCCTCAAGCAGATGCATACATGGGGAAAAGAGCATGGGGAGTTTTAG
- a CDS encoding lactoylglutathione lyase family protein: MLPYPRSFSHIGLSVPNLEEAITFYTEVFGWYTIMEPSDVENDDTAIGQMCRDVFGNDWEKFRIAHLATGDKIGVELFEFPQNEKPENNFEYWKTGLFHFCIQDPDVEGMVEKIKQHGGKQRMPIREYYPGEKPYRMVYVEDPFGNIFEIYSHSYELTYSDGAY, translated from the coding sequence ATGTTACCATATCCAAGATCGTTTTCACATATTGGACTATCCGTCCCAAATCTCGAAGAGGCCATTACATTTTACACTGAGGTATTCGGTTGGTACACCATCATGGAACCATCTGATGTCGAAAATGATGACACGGCAATCGGGCAGATGTGCCGTGATGTATTCGGCAATGATTGGGAGAAATTCAGAATTGCCCATCTGGCAACGGGTGATAAAATCGGAGTGGAGCTGTTTGAGTTCCCTCAAAACGAAAAGCCGGAAAATAACTTCGAGTATTGGAAAACAGGTCTCTTCCATTTCTGTATCCAGGACCCTGATGTAGAAGGCATGGTAGAAAAAATCAAACAGCATGGCGGTAAACAGCGGATGCCGATCCGTGAATATTATCCCGGTGAAAAGCCTTATCGCATGGTATATGTTGAAGATCCATTCGGTAATATTTTTGAGATTTACTCACATAGCTATGAATTAACTTATTCTGATGGGGCTTATTAA
- a CDS encoding GNAT family N-acetyltransferase has protein sequence MKIMELHKVSTMFLDAVKVFWGQWGSEDNYRFYHDCMFHSCRTEEDLPRFYIALHEEKIIGTYALLRNDLNSRQDLYPWFACLYVDPEHRGRGLGSNLLAHALQQANEKGYKHLYLTTDLEDYYEKYGWTHSTEAIGLSGDSMKVYQKRTSEQP, from the coding sequence ATGAAGATAATGGAGTTACATAAAGTTTCAACCATGTTTTTAGACGCAGTGAAAGTGTTCTGGGGACAATGGGGAAGTGAAGATAATTATAGGTTTTATCACGATTGTATGTTTCATTCCTGTCGAACAGAAGAAGATCTGCCCCGATTTTATATCGCTTTACATGAAGAAAAAATCATCGGTACTTACGCTTTACTTAGAAATGATCTCAACAGCCGCCAAGATCTGTATCCATGGTTTGCATGCCTGTATGTAGACCCGGAACATAGAGGGCGCGGACTTGGTTCCAACCTTCTTGCCCATGCTCTGCAACAGGCCAATGAAAAAGGGTACAAACACCTCTACCTCACAACAGACTTGGAAGACTATTATGAAAAATACGGCTGGACTCATTCCACGGAAGCAATCGGATTGAGCGGAGATTCTATGAAAGTCTACCAAAAACGAACAAGTGAACAACCATAA
- the brnQ gene encoding branched-chain amino acid transport system II carrier protein — protein MRKKDVLVSGFMLFSLFFGAGNLIFPPYLGMESGSYFVAAIAGFILTAVFLPFLTIISVSLSTNGLLSIGQRVHPVFGLVFAIVIYMSIGALYGIPRASNVAYELGFMQMISVEGRLPLFLFSLVFFGLTYLLSINPKKVIDLVGQFLTPVLLIVLAILCVRAFITFDYMEAQATEKFQSDPFLKGFLEGYFTMDAVAALAFGIVIINGLKDKGATHKRDVIRGTVSAGVIAAVGLIMVYLSLGWIGRVVPHDEPLRNGAEILVLASQQLFGYSGNVLFGLIVMIACLTTCIGLINACGRFFNEIFPKYSYKTYVLIFILIGMIVTNLGLNLILKVATPLLVFIYPVAIVLVVLSLFQHFFGESKRMYVYGVGVATLFAFYEMLMTLNIQMDGIQATLGFLPLSENGLGWTFPTLVAVVIGYFLDRMQKKIIF, from the coding sequence TTGAGAAAAAAAGATGTGCTGGTTTCAGGATTTATGCTTTTCTCACTGTTTTTCGGTGCTGGAAATTTAATATTTCCGCCTTATCTAGGAATGGAATCAGGCAGTTACTTTGTTGCAGCTATTGCCGGGTTTATTCTAACGGCGGTGTTTTTACCTTTTTTGACGATCATTTCAGTATCACTTTCTACTAATGGATTATTATCGATTGGCCAACGGGTCCACCCCGTTTTCGGACTTGTGTTTGCCATCGTGATTTATATGTCGATTGGAGCACTTTACGGTATTCCAAGGGCGTCGAATGTTGCGTATGAACTCGGGTTTATGCAAATGATCAGTGTGGAAGGACGTTTACCTTTATTCTTATTCTCACTCGTCTTTTTCGGATTGACCTACTTACTCAGCATCAATCCCAAGAAAGTAATTGATCTTGTCGGTCAGTTTTTGACGCCAGTTTTGCTCATTGTATTAGCAATATTATGTGTACGGGCCTTTATTACCTTTGATTACATGGAAGCTCAAGCGACTGAAAAGTTCCAGTCCGATCCGTTTCTTAAAGGGTTTCTGGAAGGGTACTTCACTATGGATGCTGTAGCGGCCCTTGCTTTTGGGATTGTGATTATCAATGGGTTGAAAGACAAAGGAGCCACTCATAAAAGGGATGTGATACGTGGAACAGTCAGTGCAGGGGTGATTGCAGCAGTCGGCTTAATCATGGTGTATCTCTCACTTGGATGGATCGGACGAGTGGTTCCTCATGACGAGCCACTTCGAAATGGAGCAGAAATATTGGTTCTGGCGTCACAGCAATTATTTGGATACAGTGGCAACGTATTGTTTGGCTTGATTGTGATGATCGCTTGCTTAACGACCTGTATTGGTCTCATTAATGCATGCGGACGTTTTTTCAACGAAATTTTTCCGAAATATTCATATAAGACTTATGTATTGATTTTCATCCTGATTGGTATGATCGTTACAAATCTTGGACTGAATTTGATTTTAAAAGTGGCTACACCGTTACTGGTTTTTATTTATCCTGTAGCTATTGTGCTTGTAGTCCTCTCTCTCTTCCAGCATTTCTTTGGAGAAAGTAAGAGAATGTATGTGTACGGGGTTGGTGTCGCTACATTATTTGCCTTTTACGAAATGCTAATGACACTAAATATTCAAATGGATGGAATTCAAGCGACCCTGGGCTTCCTTCCCCTGAGTGAAAATGGCCTGGGTTGGACATTCCCTACCCTGGTAGCTGTCGTAATTGGATACTTCCTGGACCGAATGCAGAAGAAAATCATCTTTTGA
- a CDS encoding DNA-binding protein — translation MDISFFWIAAGLAALGYFIGDGLKNFGNPKASFSEYPTLIKEKDLHLHVGLTKEEVTELLHKFPEAPKVELNGTTYYPYQRFMEWMASGEIYKK, via the coding sequence ATGGATATTAGTTTTTTCTGGATAGCAGCGGGGCTCGCGGCCTTAGGATATTTTATAGGAGATGGGTTAAAGAACTTTGGTAACCCCAAAGCAAGCTTCTCAGAGTATCCCACGTTGATAAAAGAGAAAGATTTGCATCTTCATGTAGGTCTAACGAAAGAAGAAGTAACCGAATTGCTACATAAATTTCCCGAGGCTCCAAAAGTTGAGTTGAATGGAACGACCTATTATCCCTATCAGAGATTCATGGAGTGGATGGCATCTGGTGAGATATACAAAAAGTAA
- a CDS encoding LysM peptidoglycan-binding domain-containing protein — protein sequence MPIITTRGIIYSIKQGDTLYSIANQFGSTIAAIERANYLFPPVTDRGLIFPGDVLVIPTSTNSPIMRYIVASGDTLTGIANAYNSFVDLIAGVNNIDDPDFIYVGQPLMIPALAYRIVSGDTLFAISRRFGVSVSAIEEANAGRPGFQRDVIWPDYHLIIPIPTSRNIFVTKPLPSSSISSGQRVEGYARVFEAVVNYQLRDNNGVIVTNERFAMTNEGAPEYGFFSTAIPFDRPPTASSGELWVYSRSAKDGSIQDLVRIKVNF from the coding sequence ATGCCGATTATTACAACAAGAGGGATCATCTATTCTATTAAACAAGGAGATACACTTTATTCGATTGCAAACCAATTTGGCAGTACCATTGCCGCAATTGAAAGAGCGAATTATTTGTTTCCCCCTGTTACAGATCGAGGCTTGATTTTTCCAGGCGATGTGTTGGTTATTCCGACTTCAACCAATTCTCCGATTATGAGGTATATCGTTGCGAGTGGAGATACGCTTACAGGAATTGCAAATGCCTATAATAGTTTCGTGGACCTTATCGCGGGAGTGAACAATATCGATGATCCTGACTTTATTTATGTTGGCCAGCCGTTAATGATCCCTGCCCTGGCTTACAGGATTGTAAGTGGGGATACTTTATTTGCTATTTCCAGAAGGTTTGGTGTCTCCGTTTCAGCTATAGAAGAAGCAAATGCAGGTAGACCAGGTTTCCAACGGGATGTCATCTGGCCCGATTACCACTTGATCATTCCTATCCCTACTTCAAGGAATATCTTCGTGACAAAACCACTTCCAAGTTCATCGATAAGCAGCGGCCAAAGAGTTGAGGGATATGCAAGGGTTTTTGAAGCGGTCGTAAACTACCAGTTAAGAGACAATAACGGTGTGATCGTGACGAATGAGCGATTCGCCATGACAAATGAAGGAGCCCCGGAATATGGTTTTTTCAGTACGGCCATTCCTTTTGACCGTCCACCGACTGCGAGCTCCGGTGAACTCTGGGTATACAGCCGAAGTGCAAAAGATGGGAGCATTCAGGATCTCGTGAGAATAAAAGTGAACTTCTAG
- a CDS encoding NAD-dependent succinate-semialdehyde dehydrogenase, translating into MQHYNMIINGEQLGSDLSKRDVTNPATSEVIATIPDGGKKEAASAVDAAYDAFKEWSQYSAYERSELIRKWYDLIDENKEDLARTMTMEQGKPLKEALGEIQYANGFISWYAEEGKRVYGEQIPATQRNKRLFVHKQPVGVVAVITPWNFPAAMITRKVAPALATGCTVVIKPANQTPLTALKMAALAEEAGIPKGVINVVTGDSKSIGEAWMEDTRVRKLTFTGSTEVGKVLMKGSADTVKKISLELGGHAPVIVMADSDLEKAVDGVIASKFRNAGQTCVCSNRVYVHESVVDSFTEKLVEKVKDLKVGNGLEDGVDIGPLIDENAIEKVQKHVEDAVNKGASIAYGGKGKSGLYFEPTVLTNVTDDMLCMKDETFGPVAPITTFKSEEEAIGRANDSIYGLAAYVFTENITKGIRISEQLEYGIVGLNDGLPSTPQAPFGGFKQSGLGREGGHHGIEEYLEIKYISVGL; encoded by the coding sequence ATGCAACACTACAATATGATCATCAACGGAGAACAATTAGGATCGGATCTATCTAAACGGGATGTGACCAACCCCGCCACTTCAGAAGTGATTGCAACGATCCCTGATGGAGGCAAAAAAGAAGCAGCCAGCGCTGTTGACGCGGCTTATGATGCATTCAAGGAGTGGTCCCAATACTCTGCATACGAACGAAGTGAACTTATTCGAAAATGGTATGATTTAATTGATGAGAATAAAGAGGACCTTGCCCGGACCATGACCATGGAGCAAGGGAAACCACTAAAAGAAGCACTCGGTGAAATCCAATATGCCAACGGCTTCATCTCCTGGTATGCAGAAGAAGGAAAGCGTGTATATGGCGAACAAATTCCGGCGACTCAGCGAAACAAGCGATTATTTGTCCATAAGCAACCTGTTGGGGTGGTAGCCGTCATCACACCATGGAACTTCCCTGCCGCGATGATCACACGTAAGGTTGCACCGGCACTAGCCACGGGCTGTACGGTCGTGATAAAACCGGCAAACCAAACCCCTTTGACTGCTCTGAAAATGGCGGCACTGGCAGAAGAAGCCGGTATTCCTAAAGGAGTCATCAACGTGGTGACAGGTGATTCGAAATCCATTGGGGAGGCGTGGATGGAAGACACACGTGTACGAAAACTGACATTCACGGGATCAACGGAAGTCGGGAAGGTACTGATGAAAGGATCGGCTGACACCGTCAAAAAAATATCGCTGGAACTCGGAGGTCATGCACCTGTGATCGTGATGGCCGACTCTGATTTAGAAAAAGCCGTCGATGGGGTCATCGCCTCCAAATTCAGAAATGCCGGTCAAACCTGCGTCTGCTCCAACCGTGTCTATGTTCATGAATCCGTCGTAGATTCGTTCACGGAAAAACTCGTGGAAAAAGTAAAGGATTTGAAAGTTGGGAACGGTCTCGAAGATGGTGTCGATATCGGACCTTTAATTGATGAAAATGCGATCGAGAAAGTCCAGAAACACGTGGAAGACGCTGTAAACAAAGGAGCTTCCATTGCTTATGGAGGCAAAGGAAAAAGCGGGTTATATTTTGAACCCACTGTTCTTACTAACGTAACTGATGACATGCTTTGCATGAAAGACGAAACATTCGGTCCAGTCGCTCCCATCACTACGTTTAAATCGGAAGAAGAAGCGATCGGGCGGGCAAATGATTCCATCTATGGACTTGCTGCGTATGTATTCACAGAGAATATTACGAAGGGTATTCGAATCAGTGAGCAATTAGAGTATGGAATTGTAGGGCTGAATGATGGATTACCTTCCACTCCACAGGCTCCATTTGGCGGATTCAAGCAAAGTGGCCTTGGACGTGAGGGCGGACATCATGGCATTGAAGAGTATCTCGAAATTAAGTATATTTCGGTCGGGTTATAG
- a CDS encoding iron-containing alcohol dehydrogenase — MTISTFKIANKLVTGKGATEVLPDEIKRLQIQNPLIVTDEVLQKVGVVDQITPFLKGLTYGIFTGVKPDPELSIVEDCTKVFIEGNHDGLIAIGGGSAIDIAKSVSVYAGFDGSLSELIGTDLVPQKGAPIITLPTTAGTGSEVTNISILSDTEAQLKKGIVSDYLLPDVAIVAPEMTLTMPPSVTAASGVDALVHAIEAYISVHASPITDALAIYAIRMISENLPKAYANPNHLEAREKMATASLMAGMAFGNAGVGAVHALAYPLGGRYHIPHGVSNALLLPYVMEWNKIACMERFRDIAAALGENVRSLSDAEAADKAVISMKRLCTAVNIPTGLRSFDIPETALSDMAEDASKIERLLNNNPRQLNKSEIEQIYQSAY; from the coding sequence ATGACAATCTCAACTTTTAAAATTGCTAACAAATTGGTGACAGGAAAAGGAGCAACAGAAGTTTTACCGGATGAAATCAAGCGCCTCCAAATTCAAAACCCACTAATCGTCACAGATGAAGTCCTCCAAAAAGTCGGGGTGGTTGATCAAATCACCCCATTTTTGAAAGGGCTTACTTACGGAATATTCACAGGCGTTAAACCTGACCCTGAGCTCTCTATTGTGGAAGATTGCACGAAAGTTTTTATAGAAGGGAATCATGATGGCTTGATTGCTATCGGGGGCGGAAGTGCGATCGATATAGCAAAAAGTGTTTCTGTTTACGCAGGTTTTGATGGCAGCCTGTCAGAACTGATCGGTACAGACCTTGTTCCACAAAAAGGCGCACCTATCATCACTCTACCGACCACTGCCGGAACAGGTTCAGAAGTAACGAATATATCGATCCTTTCTGACACAGAAGCTCAGCTCAAAAAAGGAATCGTGAGTGACTACTTGCTTCCTGATGTGGCGATTGTAGCACCGGAAATGACGCTGACCATGCCGCCTTCAGTCACTGCAGCAAGCGGAGTGGACGCATTGGTTCATGCCATTGAAGCATATATCTCGGTTCACGCTTCACCCATAACAGATGCCTTGGCCATTTATGCGATACGAATGATTTCGGAGAATCTGCCAAAAGCGTACGCCAATCCTAACCATTTGGAAGCCCGTGAAAAAATGGCGACTGCAAGCTTAATGGCCGGTATGGCTTTTGGTAATGCCGGCGTCGGTGCCGTTCACGCACTCGCCTATCCATTAGGCGGCCGCTATCATATTCCTCATGGGGTCAGTAATGCTCTCCTGCTTCCATATGTCATGGAATGGAATAAAATTGCCTGTATGGAGCGCTTCCGGGACATTGCCGCAGCACTGGGCGAAAACGTACGCTCCTTATCGGACGCAGAAGCAGCGGATAAAGCCGTGATTTCCATGAAGCGATTATGCACCGCAGTCAATATTCCAACTGGATTACGTTCCTTTGACATTCCGGAAACGGCACTTTCTGACATGGCTGAAGATGCAAGCAAGATTGAAAGACTATTAAACAATAACCCACGTCAATTAAACAAAAGTGAAATTGAACAAATCTATCAATCTGCCTATTAA
- a CDS encoding sigma 54-interacting transcriptional regulator codes for MKLLVSDEVDRAIELFSESGVDALEVVNHENEIVGILTLDDMNTIFHDGHLGESIGEILKKIMFHHSPPKIRLKKNQYSELLESPVFNDIINSLYDGVFITDGHGITVKVNKSYERIADLKSEQLIGYHMEELIKAGYISKSASIQVLKEKRPITLMQSIHNGRKIIVSGTPIFNDDDEILYVVNSVRDITELLKLKLQIDELQELKNLRQSSNATFSNEAEKSSIYSSERMKKVFTTINRVAKTDVKVLLQGETGVGKTMIAKYIHEHSNRSTSSFLELNCGAFPPSLIEAELFGYESGAFTGALSKGKKGLLEVADNGTLFLDEIGDLPLELQVKLLKVIEDQAFIPIGSSKLKQINVRIIAASHKNIKNLVEIGEFREDLYYRLNVVPVQIPSLRQRREEIIPLSQHFLQSFNDEYGSSKVMSIEALDCLHEYDWPGNIRELKNLIERLVVITPLETIGREDLPPELSESIKKPDAFYEGEILPLKEAVDRVEKQLITNAIRKYKTTRKAAEVLEVSQSTIVQKMKKWEL; via the coding sequence ATGAAGCTGCTAGTTTCAGATGAGGTGGATCGTGCGATTGAATTATTTTCAGAATCTGGGGTGGATGCTCTGGAGGTTGTGAATCATGAGAATGAGATTGTCGGAATTCTTACGCTTGATGATATGAATACGATTTTTCATGATGGTCATCTCGGGGAATCGATTGGTGAAATTCTCAAGAAAATAATGTTCCATCATTCTCCTCCAAAGATAAGGTTGAAAAAAAATCAATATAGTGAGCTACTTGAAAGTCCTGTTTTCAATGATATAATCAATTCCCTTTATGATGGGGTCTTCATTACAGATGGACATGGTATTACGGTCAAGGTAAACAAATCCTATGAAAGAATAGCGGACCTCAAATCCGAGCAACTTATCGGTTATCATATGGAAGAGCTCATTAAGGCTGGATATATATCCAAGTCTGCCTCCATCCAGGTCTTGAAAGAAAAAAGACCGATTACATTGATGCAGTCCATTCACAATGGAAGAAAAATCATCGTGTCCGGTACACCGATTTTCAATGATGACGATGAAATCTTATACGTTGTAAACAGTGTTCGTGATATCACCGAACTGTTAAAATTAAAACTGCAAATTGATGAGCTGCAAGAACTAAAGAACCTCCGCCAAAGTTCGAATGCTACGTTTTCTAATGAAGCAGAGAAGTCATCCATCTATTCCAGTGAAAGGATGAAGAAGGTTTTCACCACCATTAATCGAGTAGCCAAAACGGATGTAAAAGTCCTCTTGCAGGGGGAAACCGGTGTTGGGAAAACGATGATTGCAAAATACATACACGAGCATTCGAATCGTTCGACCAGCAGTTTTCTAGAGCTTAACTGCGGAGCCTTCCCTCCAAGTTTAATAGAGGCAGAATTATTCGGGTATGAATCAGGTGCTTTCACCGGTGCTTTATCTAAAGGAAAAAAAGGATTGCTGGAAGTGGCGGATAATGGCACGTTATTCCTTGATGAAATCGGTGATCTTCCTTTGGAGCTTCAAGTAAAACTATTAAAGGTCATTGAAGATCAAGCATTCATTCCCATTGGTTCTTCAAAACTCAAACAAATTAATGTTCGAATCATCGCTGCTTCTCATAAAAACATTAAGAACTTAGTGGAAATAGGGGAATTTCGCGAAGACTTATATTACCGTTTAAACGTCGTTCCAGTTCAAATCCCTTCCCTGCGTCAGCGTCGCGAAGAAATCATTCCCCTTTCTCAACACTTTTTACAAAGCTTCAATGATGAATATGGATCAAGCAAAGTGATGAGCATTGAGGCATTGGATTGTTTACATGAATACGATTGGCCTGGTAATATTCGAGAATTAAAAAATTTGATTGAGCGCTTAGTCGTTATCACTCCTTTAGAAACAATCGGACGTGAAGATCTCCCACCTGAATTAAGTGAATCCATCAAGAAACCAGACGCATTTTATGAAGGAGAAATTCTTCCTTTAAAAGAGGCCGTGGATCGAGTAGAGAAACAATTGATCACTAATGCAATACGAAAATATAAAACAACGAGAAAAGCAGCAGAAGTCCTCGAAGTCAGTCAATCCACGATCGTCCAAAAAATGAAGAAATGGGAGCTTTGA
- a CDS encoding NADP-dependent oxidoreductase, whose protein sequence is MKAIIIDQYGDKDVLQEKELDQPRIGDNQILLENHATSINPIDWKVRAGYLKDMLDFEFPIILGWDAAGVIAEKGKNVKGFEVGDRVFARPATTRLGTYAEYVAVDDKLLAQMPDSMSFEEAAAIPLAGLTAWQCLVDFGQIKEGDKVLIHAGSGGVGNFAIQIAKSFGAHVATTASSKNEEFVKSLGADQFINYKEEDFSEVLQEFDLVLDSMGGEVQSNSYKVLKKNGKLVSIAQPPSEEEAAKYGVKAEFLWLDPKGEQLAKLADLYESGQLKPVIGETFELSKQGLKDAHALSETHHAQGKIVIKVK, encoded by the coding sequence ATGAAAGCCATCATCATTGATCAATACGGAGACAAAGACGTATTACAAGAAAAAGAACTCGACCAACCAAGAATCGGAGACAATCAAATCTTATTGGAAAATCATGCAACATCCATTAATCCAATTGATTGGAAGGTACGGGCAGGATACTTGAAAGACATGCTCGACTTTGAATTTCCAATCATCCTTGGATGGGATGCAGCAGGTGTGATTGCAGAAAAAGGCAAGAATGTGAAGGGGTTTGAAGTCGGTGACAGAGTATTCGCCAGACCGGCAACGACAAGGCTGGGTACATATGCTGAGTATGTGGCAGTAGATGATAAACTCCTCGCCCAAATGCCTGACAGCATGAGCTTTGAAGAGGCTGCTGCCATTCCCCTTGCCGGATTAACGGCTTGGCAATGCTTAGTAGATTTTGGACAAATCAAAGAAGGGGATAAGGTGCTCATCCATGCGGGATCCGGTGGAGTAGGTAATTTCGCGATTCAGATTGCGAAAAGCTTCGGAGCACACGTCGCGACTACGGCAAGTAGCAAAAATGAAGAGTTCGTCAAATCATTGGGTGCTGATCAGTTCATCAATTATAAAGAAGAAGATTTCAGTGAGGTGCTGCAAGAGTTTGACTTAGTACTGGATTCCATGGGTGGGGAAGTCCAATCAAACAGCTATAAGGTGCTTAAGAAAAACGGAAAGCTCGTATCCATTGCACAGCCTCCATCTGAGGAAGAAGCGGCAAAGTACGGTGTGAAAGCCGAATTCTTGTGGCTCGATCCTAAGGGAGAGCAACTGGCCAAGCTTGCCGACCTGTACGAGTCCGGTCAATTGAAGCCTGTAATCGGAGAGACATTTGAGCTGAGTAAGCAAGGATTAAAGGACGCCCACGCATTAAGCGAAACACATCACGCTCAAGGGAAAATCGTGATTAAAGTGAAATGA
- a CDS encoding DUF3951 domain-containing protein translates to MDPINLLVVGFPTALTILVRIGLYKVFVKKKSVTLFYTPFDQVTGQTEVEFHEEQETIVEDEDDGEGKK, encoded by the coding sequence ATGGATCCGATCAATCTTTTGGTTGTAGGTTTCCCAACTGCCTTAACCATATTGGTGCGGATCGGCTTATATAAGGTGTTTGTAAAAAAGAAAAGCGTTACCCTCTTTTACACACCGTTTGATCAAGTGACTGGACAGACGGAAGTGGAATTTCACGAGGAGCAGGAAACGATCGTGGAGGATGAAGATGATGGTGAGGGGAAGAAGTAG